Proteins encoded within one genomic window of Haloplanus vescus:
- a CDS encoding helix-turn-helix transcriptional regulator, whose protein sequence is MGEDALAFLANSAVRPEILTALREHGPLSVRDLDDRLSVSRRTLKRTLSTMADRGWVRVNDGAYEFTALGDAILSAYEGFRARERVVNRCRTFLEHTPADQFDAGIDALSDATVVDSETDPTAPVDRVVELRNEATRLRQYAPFLLVDSVEQLTERVAGDSPLDATLVLQRATPPDAADAYRERFEALATAPSIDVHIYPDGPPFGFGVADGHAFVGAADANGMPHALLEGETPPLVSWVDRRLDRYLELADPFTP, encoded by the coding sequence ATGGGGGAGGACGCACTCGCCTTTCTGGCCAACTCCGCCGTCCGCCCAGAGATATTGACGGCGCTCCGGGAGCACGGCCCGCTCTCGGTCCGTGACCTCGACGACCGACTCTCCGTCTCCCGGCGCACGCTGAAGCGGACGCTCTCGACGATGGCCGACCGCGGGTGGGTCCGAGTCAACGACGGCGCCTACGAGTTCACCGCCCTCGGTGATGCTATTCTCTCGGCCTACGAAGGATTTCGGGCACGGGAGCGCGTCGTCAATCGCTGTCGGACCTTCCTCGAACACACGCCCGCCGACCAGTTCGACGCCGGTATCGACGCGCTGTCCGACGCCACCGTCGTCGACTCGGAGACTGACCCGACGGCACCAGTCGACCGCGTCGTCGAACTCAGAAACGAGGCGACTCGCCTCCGACAGTACGCGCCCTTCCTCCTCGTCGACTCCGTCGAGCAACTCACCGAGCGCGTCGCCGGCGACTCCCCACTCGACGCGACGCTCGTCCTCCAGCGGGCGACACCACCCGACGCCGCTGACGCGTATCGCGAGCGCTTCGAGGCGCTGGCGACGGCGCCGAGCATCGACGTGCACATCTACCCCGACGGCCCGCCGTTCGGCTTCGGCGTCGCCGACGGCCACGCCTTCGTCGGCGCCGCCGACGCCAACGGGATGCCCCACGCGCTGCTGGAGGGGGAGACGCCCCCGCTGGTCTCGTGGGTCGACCGCCGACTCGACCGCTATCTCGAACTCGCCGACCCGTTCACTCCGTAA
- the hmgA gene encoding hydroxymethylglutaryl-CoA reductase (NADPH) — protein MTDDSDAADADDLIQRVRDGNLRLHELEDHADADTAATARRRLVERETGVALDAIADYGFPAERADANIENMIGAAQIPLGVAGPVTVDGSALDGDHYLPMATTEGALLASVNRGCSVIDAAGGATARVTKSGMTRAPAFSVTDVAEAEALVDWVRDNESLLKEAAESTTNHGELLGVTPYVVGDTVFLRFRYDTKDAMGMNMATIATRAAAEVIEEETTASLVALSGNLCTDKKPAAINAVEGRGRSVSADVLIPREVVEERLHTTPEDVAELNTRKNLVGSAKAGSLGFNAHVANVVAAMFLATGQDAAQVVEGSNAITTAEARDEGLYLSVSLASLEVGTVGGGTRLPTQHEGLELLGVAGGGDPAGANADALAECIAVGALAGELSLLAALGSRHLSSAHESLGR, from the coding sequence ATGACCGACGATTCGGACGCGGCGGACGCGGACGACCTGATACAGCGCGTCCGCGACGGCAACCTCCGACTCCACGAACTCGAAGACCATGCGGACGCCGACACGGCGGCGACGGCCCGACGACGACTCGTCGAGCGCGAGACGGGCGTCGCTCTCGACGCCATCGCCGACTACGGCTTCCCGGCTGAGCGCGCCGACGCCAACATCGAGAACATGATCGGCGCGGCCCAGATTCCGCTCGGCGTCGCCGGCCCCGTGACCGTCGACGGCAGCGCCCTCGACGGCGACCACTACCTCCCGATGGCGACGACGGAGGGAGCCTTGCTAGCAAGCGTCAACCGCGGCTGTTCGGTCATCGACGCCGCCGGCGGCGCGACGGCTCGCGTCACCAAGTCGGGGATGACGCGCGCGCCGGCCTTCAGCGTTACCGACGTGGCCGAAGCCGAGGCACTCGTCGATTGGGTCCGGGACAACGAATCGCTTCTCAAGGAAGCTGCGGAGTCGACGACGAACCACGGCGAACTCCTCGGCGTGACGCCCTACGTCGTCGGCGACACCGTCTTCCTGCGCTTCCGCTACGACACCAAGGACGCGATGGGGATGAACATGGCCACCATCGCCACCCGCGCCGCCGCCGAGGTAATCGAAGAGGAGACGACGGCGTCGCTGGTCGCACTCTCGGGCAACCTGTGTACGGACAAAAAGCCCGCCGCCATCAACGCCGTCGAGGGGCGGGGCCGGAGCGTCAGCGCCGACGTGCTGATTCCGCGCGAGGTGGTCGAAGAGCGCCTCCACACGACGCCCGAGGACGTGGCCGAACTGAACACACGGAAGAACCTCGTCGGGAGCGCGAAGGCGGGGAGTCTCGGCTTCAACGCCCACGTCGCCAACGTCGTCGCCGCCATGTTCCTCGCGACGGGACAGGACGCGGCACAGGTCGTGGAGGGCTCGAACGCCATCACCACCGCCGAAGCGCGAGACGAGGGGCTCTACCTGAGCGTCTCGCTCGCCAGCCTCGAAGTCGGTACCGTCGGCGGCGGGACGCGCCTGCCGACACAGCACGAAGGGTTGGAACTCCTCGGCGTCGCGGGCGGGGGCGACCCCGCGGGCGCGAACGCGGACGCCCTCGCGGAGTGCATCGCCGTCGGCGCCCTCGCCGGCGAACTCTCCTTGCTCGCGGCGCTCGGGTCGCGCCACCTCTCCTCGGCCCACGAGTCGCTGGGGCGGTAG
- a CDS encoding MFS transporter, producing the protein MTNKIEQLVLATVAFFWAFLLWFSTAAFSPSIGAFYGLTTGQLALLASSAIWLAPPGRVLAGWAADRLGAHNVFTIILAYSGLVSIASAYASGVAFLTDFQVLFIERMVVASAGVSFVVGIQHVAQWFDEHEIGTAEGLYAGTGNVGAGVGALLLPRIYGTNFSEAFLHLGVVALIIAAVYKWRGQPAKDLATAEAARENTSLGDTLFVWTRFAAIALMLAYAMSFGLEIAMNSWLPSYYAQGFDGAIADLGFTGTAAIQTAAGTFAAVQSFNASLFRPFSGYMSDLWQRKGWTPYPVLATNQSYSPRVHWLMTALVLITLAMVGLTLAGLAGLLPVSVVVLAVFGVTVSFGTGGVFAIVPVIFEDRPGTASGFIGGVSTSGGIVYPLVYGYVPNIHTGYAVVALVVFVPIMCFYVWAMRYEETPRDHGFGSARRWLGSETTASPGGDD; encoded by the coding sequence ATGACGAACAAAATCGAGCAACTGGTTCTCGCCACCGTCGCCTTCTTCTGGGCGTTCCTGCTCTGGTTCTCGACGGCGGCGTTCAGCCCGAGCATCGGCGCGTTCTACGGCCTCACGACGGGCCAACTCGCGCTCCTCGCGAGTTCCGCCATCTGGCTCGCGCCGCCGGGCCGTGTCCTCGCCGGGTGGGCGGCCGACCGCCTCGGCGCGCACAACGTCTTCACCATCATTCTCGCGTACTCGGGCCTCGTCAGCATCGCCTCCGCGTACGCCTCCGGCGTCGCCTTCCTCACCGACTTTCAGGTGCTGTTCATCGAGCGCATGGTCGTCGCCAGCGCGGGCGTCAGCTTCGTCGTCGGCATCCAGCACGTCGCCCAGTGGTTCGACGAGCACGAAATCGGGACCGCGGAGGGGCTGTACGCCGGCACCGGGAATGTCGGCGCCGGTGTCGGTGCCCTCCTCCTCCCGCGCATCTACGGCACCAACTTCTCCGAGGCCTTCCTGCATCTCGGCGTCGTCGCGCTGATTATCGCCGCCGTCTACAAGTGGCGCGGCCAGCCCGCGAAAGACCTCGCTACCGCCGAGGCAGCCCGCGAGAACACGTCGCTCGGCGACACGCTGTTCGTCTGGACGCGCTTTGCCGCCATCGCGCTCATGCTCGCGTACGCGATGTCGTTCGGCCTCGAAATCGCGATGAACTCGTGGCTCCCGAGCTACTACGCGCAGGGCTTCGACGGCGCCATCGCGGACCTCGGCTTCACCGGCACGGCGGCGATTCAGACCGCCGCGGGGACGTTCGCAGCCGTCCAGTCGTTCAACGCCTCGCTGTTCCGTCCTTTCTCGGGGTACATGTCCGACCTCTGGCAGCGCAAGGGGTGGACGCCCTACCCCGTTCTCGCGACGAATCAGTCGTACTCGCCGCGCGTCCACTGGCTGATGACCGCGCTCGTCCTCATCACCCTCGCGATGGTCGGCCTGACGCTCGCCGGCCTCGCCGGGTTGCTTCCCGTCTCCGTCGTCGTCCTCGCCGTCTTCGGCGTCACGGTGAGTTTCGGCACCGGGGGCGTTTTCGCCATCGTGCCCGTCATCTTCGAGGACCGCCCCGGCACCGCCTCGGGCTTTATCGGCGGCGTCTCCACCAGCGGCGGCATCGTCTATCCGCTCGTCTACGGCTACGTGCCGAACATCCACACGGGCTACGCCGTCGTCGCCCTCGTCGTCTTCGTCCCCATCATGTGCTTCTACGTCTGGGCGATGCGCTACGAGGAGACCCCCCGCGACCACGGGTTCGGGTCGGCTCGCCGGTGGCTCGGCAGTGAGACGACCGCCTCACCGGGAGGTGACGACTGA
- the mch gene encoding methenyltetrahydromethanopterin cyclohydrolase encodes MESLNRMAVELVDEAIDFAGELNVDVLELDSGATVLDFGVTAAGGLEAGLLLAEIQTAGLATIQTRMDEVAGTPFPHVELTTDKPALSLLCSQKAGWELVSESVDGLGSGPARALVGEEHEFEVVGYYDEFDLTVLTIEASTLPGEDAAEQVADRAGVSPSGVFLPTYPTGSMAGSVSAAARAPELALFRLFELGYDPTDVVSAAGSAPVAPVSHDEGVAMGRTNDALAYGGQVYLQVREDFDRFDEVPSTAADEYDTPFEQVFEDADWDFYEVPESVFAPAQVTIDVINGPTYALGETNHDLLAESFGL; translated from the coding sequence ATGGAGAGTCTCAATCGGATGGCCGTCGAACTCGTCGACGAGGCAATCGACTTCGCGGGCGAACTCAACGTCGACGTACTCGAACTCGACTCGGGGGCGACGGTGCTCGATTTCGGCGTCACGGCGGCGGGTGGTCTGGAAGCGGGGCTGTTGCTCGCGGAGATTCAGACGGCAGGGCTGGCGACGATTCAGACCCGGATGGACGAGGTGGCGGGGACGCCGTTCCCGCACGTCGAGCTCACGACGGACAAGCCAGCGCTCTCGCTGCTCTGCTCGCAGAAGGCGGGCTGGGAGCTCGTCAGCGAGAGCGTTGACGGCCTCGGGTCGGGACCGGCGCGCGCACTCGTCGGCGAGGAACACGAGTTCGAAGTCGTGGGCTACTACGACGAGTTCGACCTGACGGTGCTGACCATCGAGGCGTCGACGCTCCCGGGCGAGGACGCCGCCGAACAGGTGGCCGACCGCGCGGGCGTCTCGCCGAGCGGCGTCTTCCTGCCCACGTATCCCACGGGGTCGATGGCAGGAAGCGTCAGCGCCGCGGCCCGTGCCCCCGAACTCGCGCTGTTCCGGCTGTTCGAACTCGGCTACGACCCGACGGACGTGGTGTCGGCCGCCGGGAGCGCCCCGGTCGCCCCGGTGAGCCACGACGAGGGCGTCGCGATGGGGCGGACGAACGACGCGCTGGCCTACGGCGGGCAGGTGTATCTGCAGGTGCGCGAGGACTTCGACCGGTTCGACGAGGTGCCCTCCACCGCGGCCGACGAGTACGATACGCCCTTCGAACAGGTGTTCGAGGACGCCGACTGGGACTTCTACGAGGTGCCCGAATCCGTGTTTGCCCCCGCGCAGGTGACTATCGACGTCATCAACGGGCCGACCTACGCGCTGGGTGAGACGAACCACGACCTGCTGGCCGAGTCGTTCGGGCTGTGA
- the nasA gene encoding assimilatory nitrate reductase NasA has product MTDPVPTTCMRCAVGCGLIQQGVDIGYGIDTVRGNANDPVNRGMACSRGISETADPDGEWLTRPMVRRDGELVKTTWDTALFEAQRGLGEAMDQHPDAMAILGSGQQTNEAAYALGKLARGGVGTRYYDANTTLCMASAVTAYYDAFGSDAPPPTYEDIDDAESHVVWGANPAVAHPVMCRWITQNADDLIVVDPVRTKTANAADRHVAVDPGGDLDLARAVLARVVGRGGVDEAFVAEVTTGFDDLRESLPDAETAAERAGVSMDAVDRLADAFDRDTLVYWGMGVNQSVQGTATAGALVDLCLATGNLGPGTGPFSLTGQANSMGTRVCSSKGTWPGHRDFDDPEERAVVADAWDVPVDRLPDDTGPGPVGIVDAVADGPVEAVYAVATNPVAGMPDATNVADALDDTFLVVQDAFRTETVEHADVVLPAATWGESNGTAINMERTVSRVRPASDLPRGVRTDLNIIATLGNVLVDDLFDRPTDPASVFDEFAALTAGTDADCSGISHERLDEELAVRWPAPDADTSAGYRYYDSEATDIADRWSFPTPSGRARFSDGEGRPLPEATDDDYPLLLTTAREADGYNTGVRSRDSPEEPGPLVARVHPDTLEAHRDAVEPNEADELHARVVSRRGDALARVTPDDAVPEGMLWLPIHHPSTNDLTHPATDPRSDEPNFKQCAVSLAHPDADAVTPPSERERPPQHP; this is encoded by the coding sequence ATGACCGACCCGGTTCCGACGACGTGTATGCGGTGTGCAGTGGGGTGTGGCCTGATTCAGCAGGGGGTCGACATCGGCTACGGCATCGACACCGTGCGCGGCAACGCGAACGACCCGGTCAACCGCGGGATGGCCTGTTCTCGCGGCATCAGCGAGACGGCCGACCCCGACGGGGAGTGGCTCACGCGCCCGATGGTCCGCCGCGACGGCGAACTCGTGAAGACGACGTGGGATACGGCGCTGTTCGAAGCCCAACGCGGCCTCGGCGAAGCGATGGACCAGCACCCCGACGCCATGGCCATCCTCGGGAGCGGCCAGCAGACCAACGAGGCGGCGTACGCCCTCGGCAAACTCGCCCGCGGCGGCGTCGGCACTCGATACTACGACGCCAACACGACGCTGTGTATGGCGAGTGCGGTGACGGCCTACTACGACGCCTTCGGCAGCGACGCCCCGCCGCCGACCTACGAGGACATCGACGATGCGGAGTCACACGTCGTCTGGGGGGCCAACCCCGCCGTCGCCCACCCCGTGATGTGTCGCTGGATTACGCAGAACGCCGACGACCTGATCGTCGTCGACCCGGTGCGAACGAAGACGGCGAACGCCGCCGACCGCCACGTCGCCGTCGACCCCGGGGGCGACCTCGACCTCGCACGCGCGGTCCTCGCTCGCGTCGTGGGCCGTGGCGGCGTCGACGAGGCGTTCGTCGCCGAGGTGACGACCGGATTCGACGACCTGCGCGAATCGCTCCCCGACGCCGAGACGGCGGCCGAACGCGCCGGCGTCTCGATGGACGCCGTCGACCGCCTCGCCGACGCCTTCGACCGCGACACCCTCGTCTACTGGGGGATGGGCGTCAACCAGAGCGTGCAGGGCACCGCCACCGCGGGCGCACTCGTCGACCTCTGTCTCGCGACGGGGAACCTCGGCCCCGGCACCGGCCCGTTCTCGCTCACGGGGCAGGCCAACTCGATGGGGACGCGCGTCTGCTCTTCGAAGGGGACGTGGCCCGGCCACCGCGACTTCGACGACCCCGAGGAACGCGCCGTCGTCGCCGACGCGTGGGACGTGCCCGTCGACCGACTGCCCGACGACACCGGTCCGGGGCCGGTCGGCATCGTCGACGCCGTCGCCGACGGCCCCGTCGAGGCGGTGTACGCCGTCGCCACCAACCCCGTCGCGGGGATGCCCGACGCGACGAACGTCGCCGACGCCCTCGACGACACCTTCCTCGTCGTGCAGGACGCCTTCCGGACCGAGACGGTCGAACACGCCGACGTCGTCCTCCCCGCGGCGACGTGGGGCGAGTCGAACGGCACCGCCATCAACATGGAGCGCACCGTCTCGCGCGTCCGTCCGGCGAGTGACCTGCCTCGCGGCGTCCGCACCGACCTCAACATCATCGCGACGCTGGGGAACGTCCTCGTCGACGACCTGTTCGACCGGCCGACCGACCCCGCGAGCGTCTTCGACGAGTTTGCGGCGCTCACCGCCGGCACCGACGCCGACTGCTCGGGCATCAGCCACGAGCGACTGGACGAGGAACTCGCCGTGCGGTGGCCCGCACCCGACGCCGACACGAGCGCGGGTTATCGCTACTACGACAGCGAGGCGACGGACATCGCCGACCGATGGTCGTTCCCCACGCCCTCGGGCCGCGCTCGCTTCAGCGACGGCGAGGGGCGTCCGCTCCCCGAGGCGACGGACGACGACTACCCGCTCCTCCTCACCACCGCCCGCGAGGCGGACGGCTACAACACCGGCGTCCGCTCGCGCGACTCGCCCGAGGAACCGGGGCCGCTCGTCGCCCGCGTCCACCCCGACACCCTCGAAGCGCACCGCGACGCCGTCGAACCCAACGAGGCCGACGAACTCCACGCCCGCGTCGTCTCCCGTCGCGGTGATGCTCTTGCCCGCGTCACGCCCGACGACGCCGTGCCCGAGGGCATGCTGTGGCTCCCCATCCACCATCCGTCGACGAACGACCTCACCCATCCCGCGACCGACCCGCGGTCGGACGAACCGAACTTCAAGCAGTGTGCGGTCAGCCTCGCACATCCCGACGCCGACGCGGTGACGCCGCCGTCGGAGCGCGAACGACCCCCGCAACACCCATGA
- the secF gene encoding protein translocase subunit SecF produces MVAFEVPEIDYTRYTNRQLAAVPLAILAVALLIIAGWYVVTGAPVSPGLDFTGGAELRVAVDAPSDQARAQIQETFDPAPATIRSVPNDNTYILTFQTDSADISSLEEQARAAGFEVESSYTVSPSFGSRTQMLALGGVAFAFVGMSVLVFLMFRTFVPSIAVVLSAFSDIVVPVALMNVLGIDLTLGTVAALLMIIGYSVDSDILLNNHILRRSGGFYESTHRAMRTGVTMTLTSLAAMVVMTIVATLFGIQLLAAIGTVLVFGLTTDLMNTYMLNLSLLRWYKYEGVSN; encoded by the coding sequence ATGGTAGCGTTCGAAGTACCGGAGATCGATTACACCCGGTACACGAATCGTCAGCTCGCGGCAGTCCCGCTCGCCATCCTCGCTGTCGCCCTCCTGATCATCGCAGGATGGTACGTCGTGACCGGCGCCCCGGTCTCTCCCGGGCTCGACTTCACGGGCGGCGCGGAGCTTCGCGTCGCCGTCGACGCGCCGAGCGACCAAGCACGCGCACAGATTCAAGAGACGTTCGACCCGGCGCCCGCAACGATTCGGAGCGTCCCGAACGACAACACGTACATCCTGACGTTCCAGACCGATTCGGCGGACATCTCGTCGTTAGAGGAGCAAGCGAGAGCCGCCGGCTTCGAGGTGGAGTCGAGTTACACCGTCTCGCCCTCGTTCGGTTCGCGGACGCAGATGCTCGCGCTCGGCGGCGTCGCCTTCGCGTTCGTCGGGATGAGCGTGCTCGTCTTCCTCATGTTCCGGACGTTCGTCCCGTCCATCGCCGTCGTCCTCTCGGCGTTCTCGGACATCGTCGTGCCCGTGGCGCTGATGAACGTCCTCGGCATCGACCTCACGCTGGGGACCGTCGCCGCACTCCTGATGATTATTGGGTACAGCGTCGACTCCGACATCCTACTCAACAACCACATCCTGCGGCGGTCGGGCGGGTTCTACGAATCCACGCACCGCGCGATGCGGACTGGCGTGACGATGACGCTCACGTCGCTCGCGGCGATGGTCGTCATGACCATCGTGGCGACGCTGTTCGGCATCCAACTGCTCGCCGCCATCGGGACCGTGCTCGTGTTCGGTCTCACCACTGACCTGATGAACACCTACATGCTCAATCTCAGCCTCCTCCGCTGGTACAAGTACGAGGGGGTGTCGAACTGA
- a CDS encoding thiamine-binding protein, translating into MTVVALLSVAPVREGSMAEDVADAVAALDDFDVTYETNPMGTVIEADDVGTLFAACEAAHRAVDADRVSTVLKIDDKRASDASAAAKVEGVEDALGRPARSDGS; encoded by the coding sequence ATGACCGTCGTTGCACTGCTGAGCGTCGCACCGGTCCGCGAGGGAAGCATGGCCGAGGACGTCGCCGACGCGGTGGCCGCCCTCGACGACTTCGACGTGACGTACGAGACGAACCCGATGGGAACGGTCATCGAAGCCGACGACGTGGGCACGCTCTTTGCGGCCTGCGAGGCGGCCCACCGAGCTGTGGACGCCGACCGCGTGAGCACGGTGCTGAAAATCGACGACAAGCGAGCGAGCGACGCGTCTGCGGCCGCGAAAGTCGAGGGCGTCGAAGACGCGCTGGGGCGGCCGGCGCGGAGCGACGGCAGCTAG
- a CDS encoding DUF5812 family protein produces MTDETEKTGTFLVTAADEGSAVLTDVDDGQVHTLADNPGVDAGEAIEGTVAAEPPLEVAWRLVDVDDRWTISVEESDESPTTHERDLAAEQGIGEMTRRERAGIGEIHVLTVTEEETDAAVADVLDDDEGLRSRAARLGVERVVVRSEPGVVSVRYLP; encoded by the coding sequence ATGACCGACGAGACGGAGAAGACGGGGACGTTCCTCGTGACTGCGGCCGACGAGGGGAGCGCGGTCCTCACCGACGTGGACGACGGACAGGTACACACGCTGGCGGACAACCCCGGCGTCGACGCCGGCGAGGCCATCGAGGGGACGGTGGCCGCCGAACCGCCGCTGGAGGTGGCGTGGCGACTCGTCGACGTGGACGACCGCTGGACCATCAGCGTCGAGGAGAGCGACGAGTCGCCGACGACACACGAGCGTGACTTGGCGGCCGAGCAGGGCATCGGCGAGATGACGCGCCGGGAGCGGGCAGGCATAGGCGAGATTCACGTGCTGACGGTGACGGAGGAGGAGACCGACGCCGCCGTCGCGGACGTGCTCGACGACGACGAGGGGCTCCGGTCGCGAGCGGCCCGGCTGGGCGTCGAGCGGGTCGTGGTGCGCTCGGAACCGGGCGTGGTGAGCGTCCGTTACCTGCCGTGA
- a CDS encoding winged helix-turn-helix domain-containing protein, which translates to MTDETESLSPNDAFTLLANQTRIKIIRALGDASEPGVPGTLAFSELRRHADVSGSGRFNYHLGKLVGQFVEETESGYQLNYSGIRVYQAIKAGTFTDRVQRDPFELDATCHVCGAPQEAAYLDGTFRARCAGDDCEATFYRYFCPPSSLSDRDPEGVLRAANERLQREIASMAKGVCPWCSGRMSARILPRDEEMPLRDNPAIQHRVLHTCETCDGAVYTRLGGLLVTHPAVVAFYHDHGIDVTRQHIWGLAFAASDERTTVTDTDPWRATVRVGCRGDTLRVRLNDEPSVVETARV; encoded by the coding sequence GTGACTGACGAGACGGAGAGTCTCAGCCCGAACGACGCCTTCACGCTCCTGGCCAATCAGACCCGCATCAAGATAATCAGAGCGCTCGGCGACGCGTCGGAACCGGGGGTGCCCGGGACGCTCGCGTTTTCGGAGCTGCGACGCCACGCGGACGTTTCGGGCAGCGGTCGGTTCAACTACCACCTCGGGAAACTGGTCGGTCAGTTCGTCGAGGAGACGGAGTCGGGCTACCAGCTCAACTACTCGGGGATTCGGGTGTATCAGGCCATCAAGGCGGGGACGTTCACCGACCGCGTCCAGCGTGACCCCTTCGAACTCGACGCGACGTGCCACGTCTGTGGCGCGCCACAGGAGGCCGCCTACCTCGACGGCACCTTCCGTGCCCGGTGTGCCGGTGACGACTGTGAGGCGACGTTCTATCGCTACTTCTGCCCGCCGAGCAGTCTGAGCGACCGCGACCCCGAGGGCGTTCTCCGCGCGGCCAACGAACGCCTCCAGCGGGAAATCGCGTCGATGGCGAAAGGCGTCTGTCCGTGGTGTAGCGGCCGGATGTCCGCCCGCATCCTGCCCAGAGACGAGGAGATGCCTCTCCGAGACAATCCAGCCATCCAACACCGGGTGTTGCACACCTGCGAGACGTGTGACGGCGCGGTCTACACGCGCCTCGGGGGGTTGCTCGTCACGCATCCCGCGGTGGTCGCCTTCTATCACGACCACGGCATCGACGTGACGCGCCAGCACATCTGGGGGCTGGCCTTCGCCGCCTCGGACGAACGGACGACGGTCACCGACACGGACCCGTGGCGGGCGACGGTCCGCGTCGGCTGTCGGGGTGACACGCTCCGCGTGCGCCTCAACGACGAACCGTCGGTGGTCGAGACGGCGCGCGTGTGA
- a CDS encoding DUF5817 domain-containing protein: MYAVVGCTDCHALWLLSDPETAATATCPRCGRRHQTSALKRFVTTEDREAAREARAAMLADAADATEAYESTPSVAEMDAETETAVVDDREYLDAAGIDPDDVAAAGERSTGSESRSRPEIVRDALRELDAPAEADVVAYATDRGVPADAASDLLDRLVRRGEATNSGDAYRLL, encoded by the coding sequence ATGTACGCGGTCGTCGGTTGCACGGACTGTCACGCCCTCTGGTTGCTCTCCGACCCGGAGACAGCTGCGACGGCCACCTGTCCCCGCTGTGGGCGTCGCCACCAGACCTCGGCGCTGAAACGCTTCGTCACCACCGAGGACCGCGAGGCGGCCCGCGAAGCGCGCGCCGCCATGCTCGCCGACGCCGCCGACGCCACCGAGGCCTACGAGTCGACGCCTTCCGTCGCCGAGATGGACGCCGAGACGGAGACGGCCGTCGTCGACGACCGCGAGTACCTCGATGCGGCGGGAATCGACCCCGACGACGTCGCCGCCGCGGGCGAGCGCTCGACCGGGTCGGAGTCGCGGAGCCGTCCGGAAATCGTTCGCGACGCGCTTCGAGAACTCGACGCGCCCGCGGAGGCGGACGTGGTGGCGTACGCCACTGACCGCGGCGTCCCGGCCGACGCCGCGAGCGACCTACTGGACCGTCTAGTTCGACGCGGCGAGGCGACGAACAGCGGCGACGCCTACCGACTGCTGTAG